One window of the Cotesia glomerata isolate CgM1 linkage group LG10, MPM_Cglom_v2.3, whole genome shotgun sequence genome contains the following:
- the LOC123273424 gene encoding uncharacterized protein LOC123273424 encodes MSSFFSIAILTVTLSIISIVNTLITKSKYIDSSDARFNSLFISSFDERNFRGSNQCRGDCDEIFLEKYNLRNSKIHGKYSGKLHACEPIFTAIKVRCQLCACLCERTFDPNLEVYQGDLLDSFCLDSVSVDPGYVATGVRFRRYENRIHIELQQGKLKNWKLIEETISWKSTDSCKKSQKIIDNVKNWYYEGFKVALGNFILPTNAIITGITLNKFVRGKYLDFNGNIDEQSTDVYELVQYGNSTRAMEHYYANQLINDNAWNSSVPCNGYVAFKGTSFMEDYMQHIIPFVDLHEIVTNPPRPIRGIGWYLQKGSDFPQLSLQIF; translated from the exons AtgtcttcttttttttcaattgctaTACTTACAGTTACTTTGTCCATAATTTCAATAGTTAACACGTTAATAACAAaatctaaatata TAGATTCATCGGACGCTcgttttaatagtttattcaTATCCAGTTTCGATGAAAGAAACTTCAGAGGTAGTAATCAATGCAGAGGCGATTgcgatgaaatttttttggaaaaatacaACCTTCGTAATAGCAAAATACATGGAAAATATTCCGGAAAACTTCATGCATGCGAGCCAATCTTC actGCTATAAAAGTTCGCTGTCAATTATGTGCTTGTTTGTGTGAACGTACTTTTGATCCGAACTTAGAAGTATATCAGGGAGATTTACTTGATTCGTTTTGTTTAGATTCAGTTTCAGTAGATCCTGGGTA CGTTGCAACCGGAGTCAGATTTAGAAGATATGAAAACAGAATTCATATCGAACTTCAACAAGGGAAActcaaaaattggaaattaattgaagaaacTATCTCTTGGAAGTCTACAGATAGCtgtaaaaaatcacaaaaaattattgataatgtcAAAAATTGGTATTATGAAGGCTTCAAAGTTGCATTGGGGAACTTTATTTTACCTACGAATGCAATTATTACag GAATAACTTTAAACAAGTTTGTGCGAGGAAAATATCTTGATTTTAATGGAAATATCGATGAACAAAGTACGGATGTATATGAACTGGTTCAATATGGAAACAg CACCCGAGCAATGGAGCACTATTACGCGAACCAACTGATCAATGATAATGCTTGGAATTCCTCTGTACCGTGTAATGGTTATGTGGCTTTCAAGGGAACATCATTCATGGAGGATTATATGCAACACATTATACCGTTCGTAGACTTACACGAAATTGTTACGAATCCACCTCGGCCTATTCGCGGAATTGGGTGGTACCTTCAAAAGGGTTCTGACTTCCCACAACTTTcgttgcaaattttttaa